One region of Eleutherodactylus coqui strain aEleCoq1 chromosome 5, aEleCoq1.hap1, whole genome shotgun sequence genomic DNA includes:
- the TMEM233 gene encoding transmembrane protein 233, with product MSKAPCNPEIKRTLEENPETNTEDESRHGPMPSNYLILSIFSCFCPAYPINIVAFVFSIMALNSYNDGDIDGSRRLGRNALYVAIASIIIGLLVIATYCFVHFSTHAI from the exons ATGTCTAAAGCTCCATGCAATCCAGAAATCAAAAGGACTTTAGAAGAAAACCCGGAAACTAACACAGAAGATGAATCCAGACATGGTCCTATGCCCAGCAATTACCTGATCCTTTCAATATTTTCCTGCTTTTGTCCAGCTTACCCAATAAACATTGTCGCATTCGTTTTTTCTATCATG GCATTAAACAGCTATAACGATGGTGATATCGACGGATCAAGAAGATTGGGACGTAATGCCTTATATGTTGCAATTGCGTCTATAATCATCGGTCTACTGGTTATTGCAACATATTGTTTTGTTCATTTTTCAACG